From one Amycolatopsis sp. FDAARGOS 1241 genomic stretch:
- a CDS encoding S1C family serine protease, translating into MNNDKAEPDALDAYSAIVTSVAAQLTPRVAALSIRSRAGEAAGSAVVLTGESHLITNSHVVSGGTHGTAEFADGTVARFDVVGRDPLSDIAVIRADRKIPAPPDYGDADNLLVGSLVVAVGNPLGLAGTVTAGVVSALGRSMPARTRTAARLIEDVIQTDAALNPGNSGGALADSHGRIIGISTAVAGFGLGLAVPINATTHRIIHALMHDGRVRRAYLGLVTTPAPLTPGQAERFGQRTAMRIVEVVEDSPAARSGLKAADLVLAVDGAALGSAQSLQKRLFSEAIGQQMEVTVLRNGALVDVIAVPAELSD; encoded by the coding sequence ATGAACAACGACAAGGCGGAGCCGGACGCACTGGACGCGTACTCGGCAATCGTCACCTCCGTCGCCGCGCAGCTCACGCCGCGCGTCGCGGCCTTGAGCATCCGGTCGCGGGCCGGAGAAGCCGCCGGGTCGGCCGTCGTCCTGACCGGCGAATCCCACCTGATCACCAATTCCCACGTCGTCTCCGGCGGCACTCACGGCACCGCGGAGTTCGCCGACGGCACTGTCGCGCGGTTCGACGTCGTCGGCCGCGATCCCCTCTCCGACATCGCCGTGATCCGCGCCGACCGGAAAATCCCCGCCCCGCCGGACTACGGCGACGCCGACAACCTCCTCGTCGGCTCCCTCGTCGTCGCCGTCGGCAACCCGCTCGGCCTCGCCGGCACCGTTACCGCGGGCGTGGTCAGTGCCCTCGGCCGCAGCATGCCGGCGCGCACCCGCACCGCCGCACGGCTGATCGAGGACGTCATCCAAACCGACGCCGCGCTGAACCCCGGGAACTCCGGCGGCGCACTGGCCGACAGCCACGGCCGGATCATCGGCATCAGCACCGCCGTCGCCGGCTTCGGCCTCGGGCTGGCCGTCCCGATCAACGCCACCACGCACCGGATCATCCACGCGCTGATGCACGACGGCAGAGTCCGCCGCGCGTACCTCGGGCTGGTGACCACTCCGGCACCCCTGACACCGGGTCAAGCCGAACGATTCGGCCAGCGCACCGCGATGCGCATCGTCGAGGTGGTGGAAGACAGCCCCGCCGCGCGCAGCGGACTGAAAGCGGCCGATTTGGTCCTCGCCGTCGACGGAGCCGCGCTCGGCAGCGCCCAATCACTCCAGAAACGCCTGTTCTCCGAGGCGATCGGGCAGCAGATGGAGGTCACCGTGCTCCGCAACGGCGCCCTCGTCGACGTGATCGCGGTACCGGCCGAACTCTCGGACTGA
- a CDS encoding ABC transporter substrate-binding protein — protein MNVWRSIRRPLTTVFTALLALGGVAGCGTGEADDSAAQAAADKLTPDQLAAAAAKEGGVVWYTTFADTDVQPIIAEFTKSYPRVKVNALRPSASELPQRIITEQRGGKYNADVVSGEGPQIAQLVQAGALQPYQPKDAPALPAGLTLPNGYQGVVYVLTTVLSWNPTVVRQRGLTAPKSWEDLTRPQWKGQFSIDPYAVNWYDSLIISMGHDKALALLKALGQNSPRFVQSHTASLTNVQAGEPLVAATAYGYKASALKRKTPAELDFANAAPLPASLSLIDIVKNSPHPNAARLFDDWMVSKAGQEAVVKITNHTSIRTDVANDAAVWDPAKWAPAWSHPVLAQADYNSYLAEMKSALHAP, from the coding sequence ATGAACGTTTGGCGTTCGATCCGGCGGCCGCTCACCACCGTGTTCACCGCGCTGCTCGCGCTCGGAGGCGTCGCCGGCTGCGGCACGGGCGAAGCCGACGACTCCGCCGCGCAGGCGGCGGCGGACAAGCTGACCCCGGACCAGCTCGCGGCTGCCGCGGCGAAGGAGGGGGGCGTCGTCTGGTACACGACGTTCGCGGACACCGACGTGCAGCCCATCATCGCGGAGTTCACCAAGAGCTATCCTCGGGTCAAGGTGAATGCCTTGCGCCCCAGTGCGTCCGAACTGCCGCAGCGCATCATCACCGAGCAGCGCGGCGGAAAGTACAACGCCGATGTCGTCTCCGGCGAAGGGCCGCAGATCGCCCAGCTGGTCCAAGCCGGGGCGCTGCAGCCGTACCAGCCGAAGGACGCGCCGGCACTGCCCGCGGGCCTGACGCTGCCGAACGGCTACCAAGGTGTGGTGTACGTGCTCACCACGGTGTTGTCGTGGAACCCGACCGTGGTGCGCCAGCGCGGCCTGACGGCACCGAAGTCGTGGGAGGACCTGACCCGACCGCAGTGGAAGGGGCAGTTCTCGATCGACCCGTATGCGGTGAACTGGTACGACAGCCTCATCATCTCGATGGGACACGACAAAGCGCTCGCACTGCTGAAGGCGCTGGGGCAGAACTCGCCTCGCTTCGTGCAGAGCCACACTGCGTCGTTGACCAACGTCCAGGCCGGCGAACCGCTCGTCGCGGCAACCGCGTACGGCTACAAGGCCTCCGCGCTCAAGCGGAAGACACCCGCGGAGCTGGATTTCGCCAATGCCGCGCCGCTGCCCGCCTCGTTGAGCCTGATCGACATCGTGAAAAACTCACCGCACCCGAACGCCGCCCGGCTCTTCGACGACTGGATGGTGTCCAAGGCCGGGCAGGAAGCGGTCGTGAAGATCACCAACCATACGTCCATCCGCACCGACGTCGCCAACGACGCCGCCGTCTGGGACCCGGCGAAGTGGGCTCCCGCGTGGAGCCATCCCGTGCTCGCGCAGGCCGACTACAACTCCTACCTGGCGGAGATGAAGTCCGCGCTGCACGCGCCGTGA
- a CDS encoding MurT ligase domain-containing protein, with protein MTSPSPPADLEARAAVSPAARRLPARTRLAVVAARCAAAASRRLGLGSGGVIGGRIALAVDPRALQRLSHGRTVVLVTGTNGKTTTALMLSRVLQSLGDVASNGDGANMPGGVAAALAAKPDAPVAVLEVDETYVPAVAAQIRPTCLVLLNLSRDQLDRVGEVRKIERELRAIAAALPESTVVANCDDPLVASAALASSRPLWVGAGQRWHDDAVACARCGRTVQRCATEWRCACGFSRPAPQWTLTGDALRGAGGTSFTLDLLLPGRANAANAAIAVATAERLGVAPEVALARLRAIGDVAGRYRRADHEGHAVRMLLAKNPAGWRETLPLLDPHTPVVIAVNSGEADGRDTSWLWDVPFEQLAGRPVIAAGERATDVAVRLTYAEVRHTLCRRPLAAVTALPPGPVELIANYTAFRDAHHQLGHG; from the coding sequence GTGACCAGTCCCAGTCCGCCGGCCGACCTCGAGGCTCGAGCCGCGGTGTCCCCGGCGGCGCGCCGCCTTCCCGCGCGGACCCGGCTGGCCGTCGTGGCCGCCCGGTGCGCCGCCGCTGCCTCCCGCCGGCTCGGGCTGGGCTCCGGGGGTGTCATCGGCGGCCGGATCGCGCTCGCCGTGGACCCCCGCGCGTTGCAGCGCCTCAGCCACGGCCGCACCGTCGTGCTGGTGACCGGCACGAACGGCAAGACGACCACGGCCCTGATGCTCAGCCGGGTGCTGCAGTCGCTCGGCGACGTCGCGTCCAACGGCGATGGCGCGAACATGCCCGGCGGCGTGGCGGCAGCGCTGGCCGCGAAACCGGATGCGCCCGTGGCGGTGCTGGAGGTCGACGAGACGTACGTCCCCGCGGTCGCCGCCCAGATCCGCCCGACGTGCCTGGTGCTGCTCAACCTCAGCCGCGACCAGCTCGACCGGGTCGGCGAAGTGCGGAAAATCGAGCGCGAACTCCGCGCCATCGCCGCGGCTCTGCCGGAGTCGACCGTGGTGGCCAACTGTGACGATCCCCTTGTCGCCTCCGCAGCTCTTGCTTCGTCGCGCCCGCTGTGGGTCGGCGCGGGACAACGCTGGCACGACGACGCCGTGGCCTGTGCTCGCTGCGGCCGAACCGTGCAGCGTTGCGCCACCGAGTGGCGTTGTGCGTGCGGATTCTCCAGGCCTGCTCCACAGTGGACGCTCACCGGCGATGCGCTGCGCGGCGCCGGGGGAACGTCGTTCACCCTCGACTTGCTCCTGCCGGGGCGGGCGAACGCCGCCAACGCGGCCATCGCGGTCGCCACCGCCGAACGCCTCGGCGTGGCACCGGAAGTCGCCCTCGCCCGATTGCGCGCGATCGGGGACGTCGCGGGCCGCTACCGGCGCGCCGACCACGAGGGCCACGCGGTGCGCATGCTGCTGGCGAAAAACCCCGCCGGCTGGCGGGAGACCCTGCCACTGCTCGATCCGCACACACCGGTCGTGATCGCCGTCAACAGCGGCGAAGCCGACGGACGCGACACCTCCTGGCTGTGGGACGTGCCCTTCGAACAGCTGGCCGGCCGCCCCGTCATCGCGGCCGGCGAACGCGCGACCGACGTCGCCGTGCGCCTCACCTACGCCGAAGTGCGGCACACGCTCTGCCGCCGCCCGCTCGCCGCGGTCACGGCCCTGCCACCCGGCCCCGTCGAGCTCATCGCCAACTACACCGCCTTCCGCGACGCACACCACCAGCTCGGCCATGGCTGA
- a CDS encoding type 1 glutamine amidotransferase, whose product MADSGVAIGLVLPDVLGTYSDGGNAQVLQRRLQWRGIPATVIDLRHDDAIPASLDVYLLGGGEDDAQALAVDHLRTHPGLQRAAAQGAVVFGVCAGFQVLGTEFTTSDRTTHTGLGLLNATTTPGRRRAIGEIIVDVAPPVGPEPLTGFENHLGRTRVGAGSRPIGTVRAGVGNGDGSEGAATGRVLGTYLHGPVLARNPALADLMLGWALGGPPAALDLPEVTALRAERLRAAKHGRGK is encoded by the coding sequence ATGGCTGACTCCGGTGTGGCCATCGGCCTCGTCCTGCCCGACGTCCTCGGCACCTACAGCGACGGCGGCAACGCCCAGGTCCTCCAACGCCGCCTGCAATGGCGCGGGATCCCCGCCACCGTGATCGACCTCCGCCACGACGACGCCATCCCCGCGAGCCTCGACGTGTACCTGCTCGGTGGCGGTGAAGACGACGCGCAAGCACTCGCCGTCGACCACCTGCGCACCCACCCGGGCCTGCAGCGGGCCGCCGCCCAGGGCGCCGTCGTGTTCGGTGTCTGCGCGGGTTTCCAGGTCCTCGGCACCGAATTCACCACCTCCGACCGCACAACGCACACCGGACTGGGGCTGCTGAACGCGACCACCACCCCCGGACGGCGGCGCGCGATCGGCGAGATCATCGTGGACGTGGCGCCGCCGGTCGGCCCGGAGCCGCTCACGGGCTTCGAGAACCACCTCGGGCGCACCCGGGTGGGCGCCGGTAGCCGGCCCATCGGGACGGTGCGCGCCGGCGTCGGAAACGGCGACGGCAGCGAAGGAGCCGCTACCGGGCGAGTGCTGGGGACCTACCTGCACGGCCCCGTCCTCGCCCGCAACCCCGCGCTGGCCGACCTGATGCTCGGCTGGGCCCTCGGCGGGCCGCCGGCCGCACTGGACCTACCCGAGGTCACTGCGCTGCGGGCGGAACGCCTGCGCGCAGCCAAACACGGCCGGGGGAAGTAA
- a CDS encoding MFS transporter: MTQRDSRGRLPAAYRRLWWASAVDNVGDGAAAAAVPLLTVMISRDPVLVSLVSASSYLPWLLLSLPTGALVDRSDRTALMWRSQALQAAIVTVVAVLIWLGWIDIAALAVMGFGLSACEVVFATASLAVLPDLVPDALLHRANANQYTIANAGRLFIGPPLGSVLFGAGAALPFGVDAGSFALSAVLLAKLPRRPRTRTVQPPLRAAVAEGVRWLAGHRLLRTLAGLLAVNTFCFQLGNVTLVLLATETLHVGGRGYGLLLAGAAVGSVLGGVVNARVLAKIGALPALLTSLIANVVIFVLIGAGPNAVVLGALLGCNGFATTLGSVVTVSLRQQVVPAQLRGRVHSVYRMLGWGLMPLGSLAGGLVADAFGIRAAYPVAGALRGIALLVALPAIVSAMRAARTCD; the protein is encoded by the coding sequence ATGACACAACGTGACTCCCGAGGGCGGCTGCCCGCTGCCTATCGGCGGCTGTGGTGGGCATCGGCCGTGGACAACGTCGGAGATGGCGCGGCCGCCGCCGCAGTCCCTCTGCTGACCGTGATGATTTCTCGTGACCCGGTGCTGGTTTCGCTCGTCTCGGCGTCGAGCTACCTGCCCTGGCTGCTGCTGTCGCTGCCCACCGGAGCCCTGGTGGACCGGTCCGATCGGACGGCCCTGATGTGGCGATCGCAGGCTCTTCAGGCCGCGATCGTCACGGTGGTCGCGGTGCTGATCTGGCTCGGCTGGATCGACATCGCGGCCTTGGCCGTCATGGGCTTCGGACTCAGCGCGTGCGAGGTCGTGTTCGCCACCGCGTCACTGGCGGTCCTGCCGGACCTCGTCCCCGACGCGCTGCTGCACCGGGCCAACGCCAACCAGTACACGATCGCCAACGCGGGCCGGCTGTTCATCGGGCCGCCTCTCGGCAGCGTCCTGTTCGGGGCCGGCGCGGCATTGCCGTTCGGGGTGGACGCGGGCTCGTTCGCGCTGTCCGCTGTGCTGCTGGCGAAGCTTCCGCGCCGCCCGCGGACCCGCACGGTGCAGCCGCCGCTGCGGGCCGCGGTGGCCGAGGGCGTACGCTGGCTCGCCGGTCATCGGCTGCTGCGCACCTTGGCGGGTTTGCTGGCGGTCAACACGTTCTGCTTCCAGCTCGGCAACGTCACCCTCGTCCTGCTGGCCACCGAAACCCTGCACGTCGGCGGACGCGGTTACGGTCTGCTCCTGGCCGGGGCCGCGGTGGGCAGCGTGCTCGGCGGGGTGGTCAACGCACGCGTCCTCGCCAAGATCGGGGCGCTGCCCGCGTTGCTCACCTCGCTGATCGCCAACGTCGTCATCTTCGTGCTCATCGGCGCCGGCCCGAACGCGGTGGTGCTCGGTGCACTGCTCGGGTGCAACGGGTTCGCCACCACGCTCGGGAGCGTCGTCACGGTCAGCCTGCGCCAGCAAGTGGTACCCGCGCAGTTGCGGGGACGGGTGCACAGCGTCTACCGGATGCTCGGCTGGGGACTGATGCCGCTGGGTTCTCTCGCCGGCGGCCTCGTCGCCGACGCGTTCGGCATCCGTGCCGCGTACCCGGTCGCCGGCGCGTTGCGCGGTATCGCCTTGCTCGTCGCCCTGCCTGCCATCGTCTCGGCGATGCGGGCGGCGCGCACCTGCGACTGA
- a CDS encoding serine hydrolase, which produces MVPGAAVLLRTPQGTFTAAVGTTELGTSTPPAADTHFRIASNTKTMTSALIVLLAQDGKLRFGDPVSRYVSGVPGGDTITIAQLLKMRSGLYDYTEAPELAAALDADPGKVFTPQDVLAMAFRRPPPFPPGTAYQYNNTNYALLGLVAEKVDGRPLAQQMQERLWGPLGLRQTSLPTATDTSMPQRYSHGYCYGGSADAFVDLPYPPDLQAAARAGTLQPTDYTHQNPSYATAAGGAISTSDDMATWIRALTSGKVFNAEFQRQWLDSLQPEDPNAPDGQKYGYGISYQRFAPNAAMWYHGGELLGFNSFIGYDPAGDVTLTIWAGLTLAPDGRATAVALLPTVLSEIYAGLWLPPAPTPT; this is translated from the coding sequence ATGGTTCCCGGGGCGGCGGTGCTGCTGCGCACCCCGCAGGGCACCTTCACGGCGGCGGTCGGCACCACGGAACTGGGTACCAGCACACCGCCCGCGGCGGACACCCACTTCCGCATCGCCTCCAACACCAAGACCATGACCTCGGCGCTGATCGTGCTCCTCGCCCAAGACGGCAAGCTCCGGTTCGGCGATCCGGTGTCGCGGTACGTCTCCGGCGTGCCGGGCGGCGACACCATCACCATCGCGCAGCTGCTGAAGATGCGCAGCGGCCTTTACGACTACACGGAAGCACCCGAGCTGGCGGCGGCTTTGGACGCCGACCCGGGGAAAGTCTTCACACCTCAGGACGTGCTGGCCATGGCGTTCCGGCGCCCGCCGCCCTTCCCGCCCGGCACGGCGTACCAGTACAACAACACCAACTACGCGTTGCTGGGCCTGGTGGCCGAGAAGGTCGACGGGCGCCCCTTGGCGCAGCAGATGCAGGAGCGGCTGTGGGGGCCGCTCGGCCTGCGGCAGACTTCGCTTCCCACGGCCACCGACACCTCCATGCCCCAGCGCTACTCGCACGGTTATTGCTACGGTGGGAGCGCGGACGCGTTCGTCGACCTGCCGTACCCGCCTGACCTGCAGGCAGCCGCCCGGGCCGGAACCCTCCAGCCCACCGACTACACCCACCAGAATCCGTCGTACGCCACCGCCGCCGGGGGTGCCATCTCCACCTCGGACGACATGGCGACGTGGATCCGCGCACTGACCTCGGGCAAGGTCTTCAACGCCGAGTTCCAGCGGCAATGGCTCGACAGCCTGCAGCCCGAGGACCCGAACGCGCCCGACGGGCAGAAGTACGGGTACGGAATCTCCTACCAGCGTTTCGCGCCGAACGCCGCGATGTGGTACCACGGCGGTGAACTCCTGGGGTTCAACTCGTTCATCGGATACGACCCGGCCGGCGACGTCACGCTGACCATCTGGGCCGGCTTGACCTTGGCCCCGGACGGCCGGGCCACGGCAGTCGCCTTGCTTCCCACCGTTCTCAGCGAGATCTACGCCGGGTTGTGGCTGCCGCCGGCGCCGACCCCGACGTGA
- a CDS encoding alpha-hydroxy acid oxidase codes for MKRAGNIAELRQRARRRVPRPVFDLIEGGAEDEVTVRRNVEAFRAVRLLPSALAVPGERDTAVRVFGDRVASPVLLAPTGAARVLHGDGEVAVARAAAARDTVYVQGMVASFTLEQVAAAGGGPRWYQLYLWPDRAAVRALLERVAAAGYRALVVTVDSAVFGNRERDRRNRFTVPMRFGPRMALHCATRPSWAVDIARGHVRRRGSRHGRISPHAMQRDLLRSLYPVTARDLADLRAWWSGPLVVKGVLRPADCRVLLDHGADGIVVSNHGGRQLDRAPATIEALADVVAEVAGRAEVYLDGGVRRGTDVLAAVAVGARAVLIGRPYLYGLAAGGQAGVERVLQVLTAELDRAMALTGCARVEDIDHRVLATAIAGAPPCGSRTLR; via the coding sequence GTGAAGCGCGCCGGCAACATCGCGGAGCTGCGCCAACGCGCTCGCCGGCGGGTCCCTCGCCCGGTGTTCGACCTGATCGAAGGCGGCGCCGAGGACGAGGTGACGGTGCGGCGCAACGTCGAGGCGTTCCGTGCTGTACGGCTGCTGCCGTCGGCACTGGCCGTGCCCGGTGAGCGCGACACCGCGGTGCGGGTCTTCGGTGACCGGGTGGCGTCGCCGGTCCTGCTCGCGCCGACCGGCGCGGCGCGGGTGCTGCACGGCGACGGCGAGGTGGCCGTCGCCCGCGCGGCCGCCGCCCGCGACACCGTCTACGTCCAGGGCATGGTCGCGAGTTTCACCCTCGAGCAGGTCGCCGCCGCGGGCGGCGGCCCGCGGTGGTACCAGCTCTACCTGTGGCCGGACCGCGCGGCGGTGCGGGCGCTGCTCGAGCGCGTCGCGGCGGCCGGGTACCGAGCGCTCGTGGTCACTGTGGACAGCGCGGTGTTCGGCAACCGTGAACGGGATCGCCGCAACCGGTTCACCGTGCCGATGCGATTCGGGCCCCGGATGGCCCTGCACTGCGCCACGCGCCCGAGCTGGGCAGTGGACATCGCGCGCGGCCACGTGCGCCGGCGCGGCTCGCGCCACGGCCGGATCAGCCCGCACGCGATGCAGCGGGACCTGCTGCGCAGCCTGTACCCGGTGACCGCGCGGGACCTCGCCGACCTGCGCGCGTGGTGGTCCGGCCCGCTCGTGGTCAAGGGCGTGCTGCGCCCGGCCGACTGCCGCGTGCTGCTCGACCACGGCGCCGACGGCATCGTGGTGTCCAACCACGGCGGCCGCCAGCTCGACCGCGCGCCGGCGACCATCGAGGCACTCGCCGATGTGGTCGCCGAAGTCGCGGGCCGCGCGGAGGTGTACCTGGACGGCGGTGTGCGGCGCGGCACCGACGTGCTCGCGGCGGTGGCCGTCGGGGCTCGCGCGGTGCTGATCGGCCGGCCCTACCTGTACGGGCTCGCGGCCGGCGGGCAGGCGGGCGTGGAGCGGGTGTTGCAGGTGCTGACCGCGGAACTCGACCGGGCGATGGCCCTCACCGGCTGCGCGCGCGTCGAGGACATCGACCACCGCGTGCTCGCGACGGCCATCGCCGGAGCACCACCGTGCGGATCGCGGACACTCCGCTGA